Proteins encoded together in one Pongo abelii isolate AG06213 chromosome 8, NHGRI_mPonAbe1-v2.0_pri, whole genome shotgun sequence window:
- the PTPN20 gene encoding tyrosine-protein phosphatase non-receptor type 20 isoform X5 — protein MVVHCSAGIGRTGVFLCVDVVLCAIVKNCSFNIMDIVAQMREQRSGMVQTKEQYHFCYDIVLEVLRKLLTLD, from the exons ATGGTTGTTCACTGCAGTGCTGGCATAGGCCGGACAGGGGTGTTCCTATGTGTGGATGTCGTGTTGTGTGCCATCGTAAAGAACTGTTCA TTCAACATCATGGATATAGTGGCCCAAATGAGAGAACAACGTTCTGGCATGGTGCAAACGAAG gagCAGTATCACTTTTGTTACGATATCGTGCTTGAAGTTCTTCGGAAACTTCTGACTTTGGATTAA